From Methanocorpusculum sp., the proteins below share one genomic window:
- the larC gene encoding nickel pincer cofactor biosynthesis protein LarC, with translation MRILLLDPRFGAAGDMILGALLSIGADKDFVLRSVATVSTPDITEVNRAGIPATYIRTNTGKSARNLQEILAIISESDAPEKAKHVAKMVFSRIQVAESKVHRTEHVHFHEVGADDAISDILGSVTALLSLQVDGVHILPVSVGSGTLKCSHGIMPVPAPATAEILKASDLSISLGSFEGELCTPTGAALLATFQEIFGTKIHTGKLISSGSGAGTRDPSDHPNVLLAYIIETEDEGSYVDVLETNVDDISGELIASVLSTMMNEGARDASVIPIIMKKGRPGHLIRVISLPADSARLAKILARETGSLGIRCIPMIHRFIADRTISTEHIVINDAVYSVDVKHASMDGIIYSRKAEFEDLQRIAVSAGIPVKDVKRVVEEDAWKTP, from the coding sequence ATGCGTATTCTGTTACTTGATCCCCGTTTTGGTGCTGCCGGCGATATGATCCTCGGAGCACTTCTCAGCATCGGGGCAGACAAAGATTTTGTCCTTCGCTCGGTTGCGACAGTGTCGACACCTGACATAACCGAAGTAAATCGTGCGGGAATCCCGGCAACATATATCAGAACCAACACCGGGAAATCCGCTCGGAACCTTCAGGAGATTCTTGCAATTATTTCTGAATCAGATGCCCCTGAAAAGGCTAAACATGTTGCAAAGATGGTATTTTCCCGAATACAGGTCGCGGAGTCAAAGGTACACCGGACAGAACATGTCCATTTTCATGAAGTAGGGGCCGACGACGCAATATCAGATATCCTCGGCTCGGTCACCGCGCTTTTATCCTTACAGGTGGACGGCGTACATATTCTCCCGGTATCTGTCGGATCTGGGACACTGAAATGTTCGCACGGGATCATGCCGGTTCCGGCGCCGGCCACGGCCGAGATCCTCAAAGCATCTGATCTGTCAATATCACTCGGTTCGTTTGAAGGCGAACTTTGCACGCCAACCGGTGCAGCGCTGCTTGCAACCTTTCAGGAAATTTTTGGGACGAAAATTCATACCGGCAAACTGATTTCTTCAGGGTCCGGTGCAGGGACGCGCGACCCTTCAGATCATCCGAATGTTCTTTTGGCCTATATTATTGAGACCGAAGACGAAGGATCCTATGTTGATGTGCTGGAAACAAATGTTGACGACATCTCAGGAGAGCTTATTGCTTCGGTTCTTTCGACCATGATGAATGAAGGGGCACGCGATGCTTCAGTTATTCCGATCATCATGAAAAAGGGCAGACCCGGCCATCTTATCAGAGTCATCTCTCTCCCAGCTGACTCAGCGCGTCTTGCAAAGATCCTTGCACGCGAGACAGGCAGTCTTGGAATCCGGTGTATTCCTATGATCCACCGGTTTATTGCTGACCGGACGATATCAACTGAACATATTGTGATCAACGATGCAGTATACTCTGTTGATGTCAAGCATGCTTCGATGGACGGTATCATTTACTCTCGGAAAGCTGAGTTTGAAGATCTACAGCGTATCGCTGTTTCGGCCGGGATCCCTGTCAAAGACGTCAAACGTGTCGTTGAGGAGGATGCATGGAAGACGCCGTAA
- the radB gene encoding DNA repair and recombination protein RadB: MEDAVKKISTGAAGLDTLLGGGIESRMITQFYGEAGSGKSTLCLMAAVEVLRKGAGVVYIDSEGFSIERFSQIAGDSTDEFAKHLYVFEPSTFAEQGLMISECERLIKSGTAGMIILDSATALYRVEQMNTKDALSMLSRQMMVLLGIAKRYDIPVVITNQVFMDIDHHRLSGLGGTALSHISKAIIRVEKHEGFRRAVVFKHRSQAEGKSWEFVLTGTGVRDR; the protein is encoded by the coding sequence ATGGAAGACGCCGTAAAAAAAATATCGACCGGAGCCGCCGGACTTGACACTCTTCTCGGCGGCGGCATAGAATCTCGTATGATCACCCAGTTCTATGGAGAGGCCGGTTCGGGAAAGAGTACTCTTTGTCTGATGGCAGCGGTTGAGGTCCTTCGAAAAGGTGCAGGGGTCGTATATATTGATTCAGAAGGATTTTCGATCGAACGATTCTCACAGATCGCCGGTGACTCGACTGATGAGTTTGCGAAACATCTGTATGTGTTTGAGCCTTCGACCTTTGCTGAACAGGGTCTGATGATTTCTGAGTGCGAACGGCTGATCAAATCCGGTACAGCGGGAATGATCATACTTGATTCAGCAACTGCTCTCTACCGTGTGGAGCAGATGAATACCAAGGACGCTCTTTCGATGCTTTCACGCCAGATGATGGTCCTTCTCGGCATTGCAAAAAGGTATGATATTCCGGTCGTTATAACGAATCAGGTATTCATGGATATCGATCATCATCGACTGAGCGGGCTTGGGGGTACAGCGTTATCACACATCTCAAAGGCGATAATACGGGTGGAAAAACACGAGGGTTTCAGGCGTGCGGTCGTTTTCAAGCACAGATCCCAGGCTGAAGGAAAATCGTGGGAGTTTGTTCTCACCGGGACAGGAGTAAGGGATCGCTAA